Proteins co-encoded in one Diaminobutyricimonas sp. LJ205 genomic window:
- the prfB gene encoding peptide chain release factor 2 produces the protein MIDLDISDQIAQLRSTFTDIRAVIDVPRLEAEIADLSEKAGAPDLWDDPEAAQKVTSALSHRQSDLARIIGIERRLDDLEVLVEMANEAGDEDSAKEAQDELTALQKTLGDLEVQTLLDGEYDARPAVVTIRAGAGGVDAADFAEMLLRMYLRWAEQHNYPATVMDTSYAEEAGIKSATFEVDAPYAFGTLSVEAGTHRLVRMSPFGAAGKRQTSFAAVEVIPLMEEAEQTDIPDSDIRVDVFRSSGPGGQSVNTTDSAVRLTHLPTGIVVSMQNEKSQIQNRAAAMRVLQSRLLLLQKEQEAATKKELAGTITASWGDQMRSYVLAPYQMVKDLRTNHEVGNPSHVFDGDIDGFIAAGIRWRKQDKD, from the coding sequence GAGAAGGCCGGCGCCCCCGACCTGTGGGACGACCCCGAGGCGGCGCAGAAGGTCACCAGTGCCCTGAGCCACCGCCAGTCCGACCTCGCCCGGATTATCGGCATCGAGCGCCGACTCGATGACCTCGAGGTGCTCGTCGAGATGGCCAACGAAGCCGGCGACGAGGACTCCGCGAAGGAGGCGCAGGACGAACTGACTGCCCTGCAGAAGACCCTCGGCGACCTCGAAGTGCAGACCCTGCTCGACGGCGAGTACGACGCCCGGCCCGCCGTGGTCACCATCCGCGCCGGCGCCGGTGGGGTGGATGCCGCAGACTTCGCCGAAATGCTGCTGCGGATGTACCTGCGCTGGGCCGAACAGCACAATTACCCGGCGACGGTGATGGACACCAGCTACGCCGAAGAAGCCGGCATCAAGAGCGCCACCTTCGAGGTGGATGCCCCATACGCGTTCGGCACCCTCAGCGTCGAAGCCGGCACCCACCGCCTGGTGCGGATGTCACCGTTCGGCGCCGCCGGCAAGCGGCAGACCAGCTTCGCCGCGGTCGAGGTCATTCCGCTCATGGAGGAGGCCGAGCAGACCGACATTCCCGACTCCGACATCCGGGTCGACGTGTTCCGGTCATCCGGCCCCGGCGGCCAGTCGGTGAACACCACCGACTCCGCGGTGCGCCTCACCCACCTGCCGACCGGCATTGTCGTGTCGATGCAGAACGAGAAGAGCCAGATCCAGAACCGCGCCGCCGCGATGCGGGTGCTGCAGTCCCGCCTGCTGCTGTTGCAGAAAGAGCAGGAGGCGGCGACCAAGAAGGAACTCGCCGGCACCATCACCGCCAGCTGGGGCGACCAGATGCGCAGCTACGTGCTCGCGCCGTACCAGATGGTCAAGGACCTGCGCACGAACCACGAGGTCGGCAACCCCAGCCACGTCTTCGATGGTGACATCGATGGGTTCATCGCCGCGGGCATCCGCTGGCGCAAGCAGGACAAGGACTAA